In a single window of the Pseudoxanthomonas sp. F37 genome:
- a CDS encoding thiol:disulfide interchange protein DsbA/DsbL: MPMASRLLPVLITLLALLPATALAAAPAPAPLVEGQDYQVIPEGMPFAPAKGKIEVAEVFGYTCIHCAHFEPTLAAWKKTLPRDVQLTPVPAAFGGYWIPYARAFFAAQQLGVQPRTHQAVFDALHKTGALPIQNASAEEIATFYASQGVDRARFMAALLGPDVDAQLAKARDWVAAAGVEGTPTIIVNGRYRVIGGRTYGDMLKIAERLVARERARK; the protein is encoded by the coding sequence ATGCCCATGGCGTCCCGCCTGCTGCCCGTGCTGATCACCCTGCTGGCCCTGCTGCCGGCCACTGCGCTGGCCGCGGCGCCGGCGCCCGCGCCGCTGGTCGAAGGGCAGGATTACCAGGTGATTCCGGAAGGCATGCCGTTCGCACCGGCCAAGGGGAAGATCGAAGTGGCCGAGGTGTTCGGCTACACCTGCATCCACTGCGCGCACTTCGAACCCACCCTGGCCGCGTGGAAGAAGACCCTGCCCCGCGACGTGCAGCTGACGCCGGTGCCCGCCGCCTTCGGTGGCTATTGGATTCCCTATGCCCGCGCCTTCTTCGCCGCGCAGCAGCTGGGCGTGCAGCCGCGCACCCACCAGGCCGTGTTCGACGCCCTGCACAAGACCGGCGCCCTGCCCATCCAGAACGCCTCCGCCGAGGAGATCGCCACGTTCTATGCCAGCCAGGGTGTCGACCGTGCCAGGTTCATGGCGGCCCTGCTCGGGCCGGACGTGGATGCACAGCTGGCCAAGGCCCGCGACTGGGTCGCCGCGGCGGGGGTCGAGGGCACGCCGACGATCATCGTCAACGGCAGGTACCGGGTCATCGGCGGCCGCACCTACGGCGACATGCTGAAGATCGCCGAGCGGCTGGTGGCCCGCGAGCGCGCCCGCAAGTGA
- a CDS encoding thiol:disulfide interchange protein DsbA/DsbL — protein sequence MKFRHALMLSLLLPVLAACGPKPSTDTTPTGDAPAATAPADTAAPPPADTSAAPVDAATPAAGTAPDAGAAAAANTNPVVPPEGPAPVAGRDYEEIAGGQPYAPLNGQVEVVEVFGYVCPACGAFAPRMAAWKARLPADVRVSYVPVAFGKAWEPYAKAFYAAEAKGLVDKTHDAVFSAIHLQRTLPGEGKPPADPAQLAKFYAGYGANPQEFVALMNSFATNAKMGRGMQFAQRSGVSSTPTLVVNGKYRVTGGSSWDDVLRITDHLIAMERAKR from the coding sequence ATGAAATTCCGCCACGCCTTGATGCTGTCCCTGCTGCTGCCGGTGCTGGCCGCCTGCGGACCCAAGCCATCCACCGACACCACGCCGACGGGCGATGCGCCGGCCGCCACGGCCCCGGCCGACACCGCCGCGCCGCCGCCGGCCGACACCTCCGCTGCGCCCGTCGATGCCGCCACGCCGGCCGCCGGCACCGCGCCGGATGCGGGCGCGGCAGCGGCCGCCAATACCAATCCCGTCGTTCCGCCGGAAGGTCCGGCGCCAGTCGCCGGGCGCGACTACGAGGAAATCGCTGGTGGCCAGCCCTATGCCCCGCTCAACGGCCAGGTGGAAGTGGTCGAAGTGTTCGGCTACGTCTGCCCGGCCTGCGGCGCGTTCGCCCCGCGCATGGCCGCATGGAAGGCCCGGCTGCCGGCCGACGTGCGCGTGAGCTACGTGCCGGTGGCCTTCGGCAAGGCCTGGGAACCCTACGCCAAGGCCTTCTATGCCGCCGAGGCCAAGGGCCTGGTCGACAAGACCCACGATGCCGTGTTCAGCGCCATCCACCTGCAGCGCACCCTGCCCGGCGAAGGCAAGCCGCCGGCGGATCCCGCGCAGCTGGCCAAGTTCTACGCCGGCTACGGCGCCAATCCGCAGGAATTCGTCGCCCTGATGAACAGCTTCGCGACCAACGCCAAGATGGGCCGCGGCATGCAGTTCGCGCAGCGCTCGGGCGTTTCCAGCACACCGACCCTTGTGGTGAACGGCAAGTACCGGGTGACCGGCGGCAGCAGCTGGGACGATGTGCTGCGCATCACCGACCACCTGATCGCGATGGAGCGCGCCAAGCGCTGA
- a CDS encoding endonuclease/exonuclease/phosphatase family protein — MTESAPAAARRLRVLSANIQAGSSTRRYSDYVTRSWSHALPTGNKRGSLDAIAQLAGQHDIVGLQEADPGSLRSGFTNQTHYLAERAGFDYWTHQPNRNVARVAGSANGLLSRLEPVEVTDHSLPGRISGRGVLMARFGEGAEGLTVAVAHLSLGANSRRSQLAFIGELLSDHPHAVLMGDFNCVPDTPEMDLLYKRTRLRPPAFCVPTFPSWRPQRAIDHILVSEGLAADNARAMPAANSDHLALAMDIDVPGSALR, encoded by the coding sequence ATGACCGAATCCGCTCCTGCCGCCGCGCGCCGCCTGCGCGTGCTCAGCGCCAACATCCAGGCCGGCTCCAGCACCCGCCGCTACAGCGACTACGTGACCCGCAGCTGGTCGCATGCGTTGCCGACGGGCAACAAGCGCGGCAGCCTGGACGCCATCGCGCAACTGGCCGGCCAGCACGACATCGTCGGCCTGCAGGAAGCGGACCCCGGCAGCCTGCGCTCGGGCTTCACCAACCAGACCCACTATCTGGCCGAGCGCGCCGGCTTCGACTACTGGACGCACCAGCCCAACCGCAATGTCGCGCGGGTGGCCGGCAGCGCCAACGGCCTGCTCAGCCGGCTGGAGCCGGTCGAGGTCACCGACCACAGCCTGCCCGGCCGCATCAGCGGCCGCGGCGTGCTGATGGCCCGCTTCGGCGAGGGCGCGGAAGGTCTGACGGTGGCCGTGGCGCATCTCTCGCTGGGCGCGAATTCGCGCCGTTCGCAGTTGGCCTTCATCGGCGAACTGCTGTCGGACCATCCCCACGCCGTGCTGATGGGCGACTTCAACTGCGTGCCCGACACGCCGGAGATGGACCTGCTGTACAAGCGCACCCGCCTGCGCCCGCCGGCGTTCTGCGTGCCCACGTTCCCCAGCTGGCGCCCGCAGCGCGCCATCGACCACATCCTGGTCAGCGAGGGCCTGGCCGCCGACAACGCGCGCGCCATGCCCGCGGCCAACTCCGACCACCTGGCACTGGCGATGGACATCGACGTCCCCGGCAGCGCGCTGCGCTGA
- a CDS encoding DUF3325 domain-containing protein: MPESATAALLLLAALSASVAGMGWLALSMPVHAQQAGMAPLSPAARRALRIAGAVALLVALAFCLAVDHATMASLVWVMGLTAAAVGVAMTLAWRPRWLRVLVPWARWRTARG; the protein is encoded by the coding sequence ATGCCTGAGTCCGCCACCGCCGCCCTCCTGCTGCTGGCGGCACTGTCGGCCAGCGTCGCCGGCATGGGCTGGCTTGCCCTGTCCATGCCCGTGCACGCACAGCAGGCGGGGATGGCGCCGCTCTCCCCGGCGGCGCGGCGCGCGCTCAGGATTGCCGGCGCCGTGGCCCTGCTGGTCGCACTGGCCTTCTGCCTGGCCGTCGATCACGCGACCATGGCCAGCCTGGTCTGGGTGATGGGCCTGACCGCCGCCGCCGTCGGCGTGGCGATGACGCTGGCCTGGCGGCCGCGCTGGTTGCGGGTGCTGGTGCCGTGGGCGAGATGGCGCACGGCGCGCGGCTGA
- a CDS encoding PepSY-associated TM helix domain-containing protein produces the protein MQSFRQAMAWLHTWFGLVLGFVLMAAFFFGALSVFDREIDRWAIPSTRFQPQPMPSYEKILRPAFERMQPLPATVDAMRPRVNGPMPGRFDTVVSWSAYTTHRDPVLQLFAGYEVPNAKDPEEAIWAEATIDPRDGTPLPNDRLKVGSGFFYPMHYGLTLDWKNLGIWIVGFSALMMLVALVTGVVMHRRIFREFFTFRPGKGGLRSVLDLHNLTGVVALPFHFFFAFTGLLIFAATYYFPLGHTQLHDLHDLHAEVEARETGLPHQRAGIPAGLANVDAMVAEAQRRWRANDKAGEVGFLVLQHVGDANGYVSVYRAGTDRIALVGDGIHFKASTGQLIREDPAPTATGRVAEFLTGLHLQHFRHWLLRGMYVLGGLLGAACIATGFLFFVEKRKRQHARQGQQGARVVDALAVTTVTGMVLAALGILVANRLLPEDLPARGDWERYAFWVTWLLALLHAAWRSAPVARGLANPAWREQCVAIAVLAPMAAVLNWITTGDHLLRTVGEGYWPVAGVDLALLVSGAVAALTVRALKRRALAGPVPSIAGAETGHA, from the coding sequence ATGCAGAGCTTCCGCCAGGCGATGGCCTGGCTGCATACCTGGTTCGGGCTGGTCCTGGGCTTCGTGCTGATGGCCGCGTTCTTCTTCGGCGCGCTGTCGGTGTTCGACCGCGAGATCGACCGCTGGGCGATCCCGTCCACGCGCTTCCAGCCGCAGCCCATGCCGTCGTACGAAAAGATCCTGCGCCCGGCGTTCGAGCGCATGCAGCCGCTGCCGGCCACCGTCGATGCGATGCGCCCACGCGTGAACGGCCCCATGCCCGGGCGTTTCGACACCGTGGTCAGCTGGAGCGCGTACACCACGCACCGCGATCCGGTGCTGCAGCTGTTCGCCGGCTACGAAGTGCCCAATGCCAAGGATCCGGAAGAGGCCATCTGGGCCGAGGCCACCATCGATCCGCGCGACGGCACGCCCTTGCCGAACGATCGCCTGAAGGTCGGCAGCGGCTTCTTCTACCCGATGCACTACGGACTGACCCTGGACTGGAAGAACCTGGGCATCTGGATCGTCGGCTTTTCGGCGCTGATGATGCTGGTGGCCCTGGTCACCGGGGTGGTGATGCATCGCAGGATATTCCGCGAGTTCTTCACCTTCCGGCCCGGTAAGGGCGGCCTGCGCAGCGTGCTGGACCTGCACAACCTGACCGGGGTGGTGGCGCTGCCGTTCCATTTCTTCTTCGCCTTCACCGGGCTGCTGATCTTCGCGGCGACGTACTACTTCCCGCTGGGCCATACCCAGCTGCACGACCTGCACGACCTGCATGCGGAAGTGGAGGCGCGCGAAACCGGCCTGCCGCACCAGCGCGCCGGCATACCGGCGGGCCTGGCCAACGTCGACGCGATGGTGGCCGAAGCCCAGCGCCGCTGGCGGGCGAACGACAAGGCCGGCGAGGTCGGCTTCCTGGTGCTGCAGCATGTCGGCGACGCCAACGGCTATGTCAGCGTGTATCGCGCCGGCACCGACCGCATCGCCCTGGTCGGCGACGGCATCCATTTCAAGGCCTCCACCGGCCAACTGATCCGCGAGGACCCTGCGCCCACGGCGACCGGGCGCGTGGCCGAGTTCCTGACCGGCCTGCACCTGCAGCACTTCCGTCACTGGCTGCTGCGCGGGATGTACGTGCTGGGCGGGTTGCTGGGCGCGGCGTGCATCGCCACCGGCTTCCTGTTCTTCGTGGAGAAGCGCAAGCGCCAGCATGCGCGCCAGGGGCAGCAGGGTGCGCGCGTGGTCGATGCGCTGGCGGTGACCACCGTGACCGGCATGGTGCTGGCGGCGCTGGGCATCCTGGTGGCCAACCGGCTGCTGCCGGAAGACCTGCCGGCACGTGGCGATTGGGAACGGTATGCGTTCTGGGTGACCTGGCTGCTGGCCCTGCTGCATGCGGCCTGGCGCAGCGCGCCGGTCGCGCGGGGCCTGGCCAACCCGGCGTGGCGCGAGCAGTGCGTGGCGATCGCCGTGCTGGCGCCGATGGCAGCGGTGCTGAACTGGATCACCACCGGCGACCATCTGTTGCGCACGGTCGGTGAAGGGTACTGGCCGGTGGCCGGCGTGGATCTTGCGCTGCTGGTCAGCGGCGCCGTGGCCGCGCTGACGGTGCGCGCGCTGAAACGTCGTGCGCTCGCCGGTCCCGTCCCGTCGATCGCGGGTGCGGAGACGGGGCATGCCTGA
- a CDS encoding iron uptake protein produces the protein MSRTIPDFPAPRLQLAARIAAAVFGGYVFTWGVIAAGASLMFAAGMGFHDAEFLASLLGVLAFVAVFLWAFAARRLWVVWAVLAGGGAVLSALGSFVQSLLV, from the coding sequence ATGTCCCGCACGATCCCCGATTTCCCCGCGCCGCGCCTGCAACTGGCGGCCCGCATCGCGGCCGCCGTCTTCGGTGGTTACGTGTTCACCTGGGGCGTCATCGCCGCCGGCGCCAGCCTGATGTTCGCCGCCGGCATGGGCTTCCATGACGCCGAGTTCCTCGCCAGCCTGCTGGGCGTGCTGGCGTTCGTCGCGGTGTTCCTGTGGGCGTTCGCGGCGCGCCGGCTGTGGGTGGTATGGGCCGTGCTGGCGGGCGGTGGCGCGGTGCTGTCGGCCCTGGGCTCGTTCGTGCAGTCGTTGCTGGTATGA
- a CDS encoding TonB-dependent siderophore receptor has product MQRSSSLCPSSLPHRAPPALSRGRLQAAIGLAVICLAGAAQASPQQADAPEGGASATDLDTVLVVGQRANRVSNGATNLDLAIKETPQSISVVSSEQMRQFGTDSLNEALRLATGIQVEEWETNRTNFTARGFDIANTQIDGVGLPNSWGIVTGTQDTFGYEKLEVIRGANGLLTGVGNAAGTINYVRKRPTNDAQGSLGVSYGSWGTARAEVDYSTPFTENGTWAGRVVAAHEEGDSYLRGKDDTRDFLYGVIDGQIGENGTLTLGYSWQQGKTDGNMWGALGFMYSDGTQAEWDRGASTTQDWTYWDTTTRTGFVEYAHQLGEDWQLKLSYNRRDIRNDEKLFYATDLAGAGMDPATGLGLQGYPWGGADTFTADLLSATFNGRFQMLGREHEAMFGISWSKSETVSSQYAGALCDGAPCGYIPMPAFPWPGDYIPEPVWGDLSVYSTLNERLKRAYGATRLALTDRLKAVVGFNWAEYHRDGANYGVAFDQTERKTSPYAGLTFEFTPNLLGYVSYSDIYQPQSQSDADGVYLDPTKGSNYEVGVKADWLDKRLLTTLAVFRAEQDGLATGAGYNDLGQYYYEGVDVESKGVEFEATGKVSDHVDVVFGYTALKLTGQDGDDTYRWVPRRTANFMVSGRLPAYTALSYGIGGRWQSEISNVESSGFSVRQDSYAVVNGFVAWDFVPNATLRLNVNNVGDEKYINTLRYSGYYGAPRNYTLSLNWRF; this is encoded by the coding sequence ATGCAGCGTTCGTCCTCCCTCTGCCCGTCCTCCCTCCCCCATCGTGCCCCGCCTGCGCTGTCGCGGGGCCGACTGCAGGCCGCGATCGGTCTGGCCGTCATCTGCCTGGCCGGCGCCGCGCAGGCCTCGCCGCAGCAGGCGGATGCCCCTGAGGGCGGGGCCAGCGCCACCGACCTGGACACGGTGCTGGTGGTGGGCCAGCGTGCCAACCGGGTCAGCAACGGCGCCACCAACCTGGACCTGGCCATCAAGGAAACCCCGCAGTCGATCAGCGTGGTCAGCAGCGAGCAGATGCGGCAGTTCGGCACCGACAGCCTCAATGAAGCCCTGCGCCTGGCCACCGGCATCCAGGTGGAGGAATGGGAAACCAACCGTACCAACTTCACCGCGCGTGGCTTCGATATCGCCAACACGCAGATCGACGGCGTGGGCCTGCCCAACAGCTGGGGCATCGTCACCGGCACGCAGGACACCTTCGGCTACGAGAAGCTGGAAGTGATCCGGGGCGCCAACGGCCTGCTGACCGGCGTGGGCAATGCCGCCGGCACCATCAATTACGTACGCAAGCGCCCGACCAACGACGCGCAGGGCTCGCTCGGCGTCAGCTACGGCTCCTGGGGCACGGCGCGCGCGGAAGTGGACTACTCCACGCCGTTCACCGAGAACGGAACCTGGGCCGGCCGCGTGGTGGCCGCGCACGAAGAAGGCGATTCCTACCTGCGCGGCAAGGACGATACGCGCGACTTCCTCTACGGCGTGATCGATGGCCAGATCGGCGAGAACGGCACGCTGACGCTGGGCTACTCCTGGCAGCAGGGCAAGACCGACGGCAACATGTGGGGCGCGCTGGGCTTCATGTACAGCGACGGCACCCAGGCCGAATGGGACCGCGGTGCGTCGACCACCCAGGACTGGACGTACTGGGACACCACCACCAGGACCGGCTTCGTCGAGTACGCCCATCAGCTGGGCGAAGACTGGCAGCTGAAGCTGTCCTACAACCGCCGGGACATCCGCAACGACGAAAAGCTGTTCTACGCCACCGATCTCGCGGGCGCCGGCATGGACCCCGCGACCGGCCTGGGCCTGCAGGGCTATCCGTGGGGCGGCGCCGACACGTTCACGGCCGATCTGCTGTCGGCCACCTTCAATGGCCGCTTCCAGATGCTGGGTCGTGAGCACGAGGCCATGTTCGGCATCAGCTGGTCGAAGAGTGAAACCGTCAGCAGCCAGTACGCCGGTGCGCTGTGCGACGGTGCGCCGTGCGGCTACATCCCCATGCCGGCGTTTCCCTGGCCGGGCGACTACATCCCCGAGCCGGTCTGGGGCGATCTGTCCGTCTACAGCACATTGAACGAGCGCCTGAAGCGCGCCTACGGGGCGACCCGTCTGGCGCTGACCGATCGCCTGAAGGCGGTCGTCGGCTTCAACTGGGCCGAGTACCACCGCGATGGCGCGAACTACGGCGTGGCCTTCGACCAGACCGAACGCAAGACCAGCCCCTACGCCGGTCTGACGTTCGAATTCACCCCCAACCTGCTGGGCTATGTCAGCTACTCGGACATCTACCAGCCGCAGAGCCAGTCCGATGCCGACGGCGTCTACCTCGATCCGACCAAGGGCTCCAACTACGAAGTGGGCGTGAAGGCAGACTGGCTGGACAAGCGTCTGCTGACCACGCTGGCGGTGTTCCGCGCCGAACAGGACGGCCTGGCCACCGGCGCCGGCTACAACGACCTGGGCCAGTACTACTACGAAGGCGTGGATGTCGAATCCAAGGGCGTGGAGTTCGAAGCCACCGGCAAGGTCAGCGACCACGTGGACGTGGTGTTCGGCTACACCGCGCTGAAGCTGACCGGACAGGATGGCGACGACACCTACCGCTGGGTGCCGCGCCGCACCGCCAACTTCATGGTGAGCGGCCGCCTGCCCGCGTACACGGCGCTGTCGTACGGCATCGGCGGACGCTGGCAGAGCGAGATCTCCAACGTCGAGAGCAGCGGCTTCAGCGTGCGCCAGGACAGCTACGCCGTGGTCAACGGCTTCGTGGCGTGGGACTTCGTGCCCAACGCGACGCTGCGCCTGAACGTCAACAACGTCGGCGATGAGAAATACATCAACACGCTGCGCTACAGCGGCTACTACGGCGCGCCGCGCAACTACACGCTGAGCCTGAACTGGCGGTTCTGA